One genomic segment of Lysobacter sp. 5GHs7-4 includes these proteins:
- a CDS encoding DUF2164 domain-containing protein has protein sequence MSTIAFSKDETALLVRKIQLYFSQELSQQIGQFDAEFLLDFFSKEVGAYYYNRGLYDAQSALNAKLEDVQDAIYQLEQHTDFKR, from the coding sequence ATGTCGACCATCGCTTTCAGCAAAGACGAAACCGCGCTCCTCGTGCGCAAGATCCAGCTGTATTTCTCGCAGGAACTGAGCCAGCAGATCGGTCAGTTCGATGCCGAGTTCCTGCTGGATTTCTTCTCCAAGGAAGTGGGCGCGTACTACTACAACCGCGGCCTCTACGACGCGCAGAGCGCCTTGAACGCGAAGCTCGAAGACGTGCAGGATGCGATCTACCAACTGGAGCAGCACACCGATTTCAAGCGCTAG
- a CDS encoding 2OG-Fe(II) oxygenase has translation MTDAPPQPVPNDFIEVYPQALDRAACAALLQRFDTSGDVAPGRVGGGVMPELKDSRDLTITGREEWRDAEAALNNAVFAGLLHYLRRYPHTLIAPLMLEVPGADGQGRHRLTSERLAAMDDATLAPVVQAVLRPGAINLQRYTADRGGYPYWHCELFPRDPNAETLHRHLLWTIYLNDGFEQGETEFLYQQRKIAPRAGDLLIAPAAFTHTHRGNRPKGGDKYIATSWILFQRAERLYGGG, from the coding sequence ATGACCGACGCCCCGCCGCAGCCCGTCCCCAACGACTTCATCGAGGTGTACCCGCAGGCGCTGGACCGCGCCGCCTGCGCGGCGCTGCTGCAACGCTTCGACACCAGCGGCGATGTCGCGCCCGGCCGGGTCGGCGGCGGCGTGATGCCCGAGCTCAAGGACAGCCGCGACCTGACCATCACGGGTCGCGAAGAATGGCGCGACGCCGAGGCCGCGTTGAACAACGCCGTGTTCGCCGGCCTGCTGCATTACCTGCGCCGCTATCCGCACACCCTGATCGCACCGCTGATGCTGGAAGTGCCCGGCGCCGACGGCCAGGGCCGCCACCGCCTCACCAGCGAACGCCTGGCCGCGATGGACGATGCCACCCTGGCGCCGGTGGTGCAGGCCGTGCTGCGCCCGGGCGCGATCAACCTGCAGCGCTACACCGCCGACCGCGGCGGTTACCCGTACTGGCACTGCGAGCTGTTCCCGCGCGACCCCAACGCCGAAACCCTGCACCGCCACCTGTTGTGGACCATCTACCTCAACGACGGCTTCGAGCAGGGCGAGACCGAGTTCCTCTACCAACAGCGCAAGATCGCCCCGCGCGCGGGCGACCTGTTGATCGCGCCGGCGGCGTTCACCCACACCCACCGCGGCAACCGGCCCAAGGGCGGCGACAAGTACATCGCGACCAGCTGGATTCTGTTTCAGCGCGCGGAGCGCCTGTACGGGGGCGGTTAA
- a CDS encoding sigma-54 dependent transcriptional regulator, producing the protein MPREPPSRELIYVTRGSAGRVLCLGQLQSMGWNLRRAPDSRSVLRILQHDPRQPHAALLDLREGFTHHDLAEFGSALSANNVGWVAGVDAAQLDEEPVRRLIRDYCYDYVTLPCPEAVLNTVIGHAHGMATLACERGETTSEAGFDGMIGESAAMRMLCRTLRKAALTEAPVFIAGETGTGKELAATAVHRHSRRHAHPFVAINCGAIPHSLVQSELFGYERGAFTGAQQRKLGRIEMANGGTLFLDEIGDLPLESQASLLRFLQQGSIERLGGHEQIPIDVRIVSATHHDLDAAVADGRFRADLYHRLCVLRLQQPPLRDRGGDIDRLAEHALRRYSQESQRTLKGFSPCARHALHSHPWPGNVRELINRVRQAVVMAEGRLITATDLHIDSASTQPPPTLDEVRDAATKDAIERALQRNRGRLIDAARELSVSRVTLYRLMQRHGLRSGDDPGAPDSVSVA; encoded by the coding sequence GTGCCCCGGGAACCACCATCGCGCGAACTGATCTACGTCACCCGCGGCAGCGCCGGACGGGTGCTCTGCCTTGGGCAGCTGCAAAGCATGGGCTGGAACCTGCGCCGCGCCCCCGACTCGCGCAGCGTGCTGCGTATCCTGCAACACGACCCGCGCCAGCCGCACGCGGCCCTGCTGGACCTGCGCGAGGGCTTCACCCACCACGATCTGGCCGAGTTCGGCAGCGCGCTGTCGGCCAACAACGTCGGCTGGGTCGCCGGCGTCGACGCCGCGCAGTTGGACGAGGAGCCGGTGCGGCGGCTGATCCGCGACTACTGCTACGACTACGTCACCCTGCCCTGCCCCGAGGCCGTGCTGAACACGGTGATCGGTCATGCGCACGGCATGGCCACGCTGGCCTGCGAGCGCGGCGAGACCACCAGCGAGGCCGGCTTCGACGGCATGATCGGCGAGAGCGCGGCGATGCGCATGCTGTGCCGCACGCTGCGCAAGGCGGCGTTGACCGAGGCGCCGGTGTTCATCGCCGGCGAGACCGGCACCGGCAAGGAACTGGCCGCGACCGCGGTGCACCGGCACTCGCGCCGGCACGCGCATCCGTTCGTGGCGATCAACTGCGGCGCGATCCCGCACAGCCTGGTGCAGTCGGAATTGTTCGGCTACGAACGCGGCGCGTTCACCGGCGCCCAGCAGCGCAAGCTGGGACGGATCGAGATGGCCAACGGCGGCACCCTGTTCCTGGACGAGATCGGCGACCTGCCGCTGGAAAGCCAGGCCTCGCTGCTGCGCTTCCTGCAGCAGGGCAGCATCGAGCGGCTGGGCGGGCACGAGCAGATCCCGATCGACGTGCGCATCGTCTCGGCCACCCACCACGACCTGGACGCGGCGGTCGCCGACGGCCGCTTCCGCGCCGACCTGTACCACCGCCTGTGCGTGCTACGCCTGCAGCAGCCGCCGCTGCGCGACCGCGGTGGCGATATCGACCGTTTGGCCGAGCACGCGCTGCGGCGCTATTCGCAGGAGAGCCAGCGCACCCTCAAGGGTTTCTCGCCCTGCGCGCGCCACGCCCTGCACAGCCATCCGTGGCCGGGCAACGTGCGCGAGCTGATCAACCGCGTGCGCCAGGCCGTGGTCATGGCCGAAGGCCGGCTGATCACCGCCACCGATCTGCATATCGACAGCGCCTCGACGCAACCACCGCCGACCTTGGACGAGGTCCGCGACGCCGCCACCAAGGACGCGATCGAACGCGCCCTGCAGCGCAACCGCGGCCGCCTGATCGACGCCGCGCGCGAGCTGTCGGTGTCGCGGGTCACGCTGTATCGGCTGATGCAGCGGCATGGCTTGCGCAGCGGCGACGATCCGGGGGCGCCGGATTCGGTGAGCGTGGCTTGA
- a CDS encoding response regulator encodes MHKVILLVEDNPDDVELTRLAFEEAKVANKLVVVGDGAEALDYLFARGRYADRDPVDLPSIVLLDLNLPKVDGREVLQAIRANESTRTLPVVVLTTSTEPFDVEASYALGVNSYIQKPVDFEQFVWAVKQVGLYWLVLNHPRTP; translated from the coding sequence ATGCATAAGGTCATCCTGCTGGTCGAAGACAACCCCGACGACGTCGAGCTGACCCGGCTCGCGTTCGAGGAGGCCAAGGTCGCCAACAAACTGGTGGTGGTCGGCGACGGCGCCGAGGCCCTGGACTACCTGTTCGCGCGCGGCCGCTACGCCGACCGCGACCCGGTCGACCTGCCCTCGATCGTGTTGCTGGACCTCAACCTGCCCAAGGTCGACGGCCGCGAAGTGCTGCAGGCGATCCGCGCCAACGAATCCACCCGCACCCTGCCCGTGGTCGTGCTGACCACCAGCACCGAACCTTTCGACGTCGAAGCCAGCTACGCCCTGGGCGTGAACAGCTACATCCAGAAGCCGGTGGATTTCGAACAGTTCGTGTGGGCGGTCAAGCAGGTCGGTTTGTACTGGCTGGTGTTGAACCACCCGCGCACGCCCTGA